In Dama dama isolate Ldn47 chromosome 9, ASM3311817v1, whole genome shotgun sequence, the following proteins share a genomic window:
- the SMIM32 gene encoding small integral membrane protein 32 codes for MYGDVFNTTGSPEAAVGGALALAATVKAEGALPLELATARGMRDGAAAKPDLPTYLLLFFLLLLSVALVILFIGCQLRHSAFAALPHDRSLRDARAPWKMRPV; via the coding sequence ATGTACGGCGACGTGTTCAACACCACGGGCAGCCCCGAGGCGGCGGTAGGCGGCGCCCTGGCGCTGGCAGCCACGGTCAAGGCGGAGGGCGCTTTGCCGCTGGAGCTGGCCACCGCGCGCGGGATGCGGGACGGCGCGGCCGCCAAGCCCGACCTGCCCACCTACCTGCTGCtcttcttcctgctgctgctgtccGTGGCGCTCGTCATCCTCTTCATCGGCTGCCAGCTGCGCCACTCGGCCTTCGCCGCTCTGCCCCACGACCGCTCTCTGCGGGACGCGCGCGCGCCCTGGAAGATGCGGCCGGTGTAG